From one Rhodothermales bacterium genomic stretch:
- a CDS encoding ion transporter, translated as MPTEEPRKDWRHILHTIIFEADTRAGRAFDITLIGLILLSVLAVVLESVSSIRATYVVELRVIEWAFTILFTIEYILRLISVGRPIMYARSFFGLVDLLAIIPTYLSALIPGTQFLLVIRLLRILRIFRILKLAKYVVEAQTLVLALHATKRKIEVFLFVVITLVVIIGSIMYVIEGEEHGFTSIPTSIYWTIVTLTTVGYGDISPSTPLGQALASLVMILGYGIIAVPTGLVTAELMRKPIHPISTQACPACSREGHDFDALFCKYCGQRL; from the coding sequence ATGCCTACCGAAGAACCGCGCAAGGACTGGCGCCATATCCTGCATACCATCATTTTCGAGGCGGACACCCGAGCCGGCCGGGCGTTCGACATCACGCTCATCGGGCTCATCCTACTCAGCGTGCTGGCGGTGGTCCTCGAAAGTGTTTCCTCGATCCGCGCGACCTACGTAGTTGAACTACGTGTCATCGAGTGGGCGTTCACGATCCTCTTCACGATCGAGTACATCCTGCGGCTGATCAGCGTCGGTCGGCCGATAATGTATGCGCGGAGCTTTTTTGGCCTGGTCGATCTGCTGGCTATCATCCCTACTTACCTCAGCGCACTGATCCCGGGCACCCAGTTCCTACTGGTGATCCGGCTGCTGCGCATCCTGCGGATTTTCCGGATCCTGAAACTGGCGAAGTACGTGGTGGAGGCCCAGACACTCGTTTTAGCGCTCCACGCCACGAAGCGTAAGATCGAGGTCTTCCTCTTCGTCGTCATCACCCTCGTCGTCATCATCGGCTCGATCATGTACGTGATCGAGGGCGAAGAACACGGATTCACGAGCATCCCCACGAGCATCTACTGGACGATCGTCACACTTACAACCGTTGGATATGGCGACATCTCTCCCTCGACCCCGCTCGGCCAGGCCCTGGCGAGCCTCGTTATGATTCTGGGGTACGGCATTATCGCCGTGCCGACCGGACTGGTCACGGCCGAGCTGATGCGAAAACCCATCCATCCCATCTCGACTCAGGCCTGCCCGGCCTGCAGC